A portion of the Flavobacterium limnophilum genome contains these proteins:
- the purL gene encoding phosphoribosylformylglycinamidine synthase, with amino-acid sequence MIHFFENQSKTIFAVQTQSEISTEDISKLNWLFADAHKIEKSVLADFFVGPRATMVTPWSTNAVEITQNMGISGIIRIEEFHKATDETFDFDPMLSQKYTELNQDIFTIHIQPEAILNIDDIAAYNKSEGLSLSAEEVDYLDNLATKLGRKLTDSEIFAFSQANSEHCRHKIFNGTFVIDGVEKETSLFKLIKKTSQENPNDIVSAYKDNVAFVKGPRVQQFAPKTADKPDFYEIKEFDSVISLKAETHNFPTTVEPFNGAATGSGGEIRDRLAGGQGSLPMAGTAVYMTSYSRLEQDRPWEEAVAERKWLYQTPIDILIKASNGASDFGNKFGQPLITGSVLTFEHEETIPNPSKGGELKTRKLGYDKVIMQAGGIGYGKLDQAIKHKPQEGDKIVILGGENYRIGMGGAAVSSADTGAMSSGIELNAVQRSNPEMQKRAANAIRGLVESDHNPIVSIHDHGAGGHLNCLSELVEETGGLIDLDKLPVGDPTLSAKEIIGNESQERMGLVIGKKDIDILQRIADRERSPMYQVGDVTADHRFTFESKTTGLKPMDYALEDFFGSSPKTVMTDKTINYNYPALEYSVKNISTYLEQVLQLEAVACKDWLTNKVDRCVGGKVAKQQCAGPLQLPLNNCGVVALDYLGKEGIATSIGHSPIASLIDPVAGTRTAIAESFSNIVWAPIKDGMKGISLSANWMWACKNEGEDARLYAAVEACSDFAIELGINIPTGKDSLSMKQKYPNDEVIAPGTVIISAGGNCTDIRKVVEPVLQKDGGSIYYINLSQDDFKLGGSSLAQTLNSIGNEAPTIKDAAFFKNAFNTLQELILNNQILAGHDIGSGGLITTLLEMCFADVNLGAKIDFSVFEEKDIIKYLFSENIGVVFQANNDALVETVLNNKRVSFYKLGSATTEATLDFGPCKLDIAKYRDIWFKTSFLLDQKQSKNGTAQARFDNYKNQALNYTFPAHFTGKAPVIDDSKPRPKAAIIREKGSNSEREMANAMYLAGFDVKDVHMTDLISGRENLEDIQFIGAVGGFSNSDVLGSAKGWAGAFLYNEKAKTALDNFFKREDTLSVGICNGCQLLMELEKINPEHEVHGKMLHNDSHKHESIFTSVTIQENKSVMLSTLAGSTLGVWVSHGEGKFNLPMGEENYNIVGKYGYDSYPANPNGSDFNTAMLCDTTGRHLVMMPHIERSTFQWNWAHYPKDRNDEVSPWHEAFVNARLWIEKQ; translated from the coding sequence ATGATCCATTTCTTTGAAAACCAAAGCAAGACTATTTTTGCAGTTCAAACGCAAAGCGAAATTTCGACCGAAGACATTTCAAAACTCAACTGGCTTTTTGCCGATGCACATAAAATAGAAAAATCCGTATTGGCGGATTTTTTTGTTGGTCCTCGAGCCACGATGGTTACGCCCTGGAGCACTAACGCCGTGGAGATTACCCAAAATATGGGGATTTCCGGAATCATTCGAATTGAAGAATTCCACAAAGCTACCGACGAAACTTTCGATTTCGATCCGATGCTTTCGCAAAAATATACCGAGTTGAATCAAGATATTTTCACGATTCACATCCAACCCGAAGCCATTCTAAACATTGATGATATCGCCGCTTACAACAAATCAGAAGGTTTGTCATTGAGCGCCGAAGAAGTGGACTATTTGGATAATTTAGCCACTAAATTAGGACGAAAATTGACGGATTCCGAGATTTTTGCCTTCTCCCAAGCCAATTCAGAGCACTGTCGCCACAAGATTTTCAATGGAACTTTTGTCATTGACGGCGTTGAAAAAGAAACCTCTCTTTTCAAATTAATCAAGAAAACATCACAGGAAAACCCCAACGATATTGTTTCGGCTTACAAAGACAACGTGGCTTTTGTAAAAGGGCCAAGAGTGCAACAATTTGCACCCAAAACCGCCGACAAACCCGATTTTTACGAAATAAAAGAATTTGATTCGGTTATTTCTTTAAAAGCAGAAACACACAACTTTCCAACAACTGTAGAGCCTTTCAACGGAGCTGCCACAGGTTCTGGTGGAGAAATTCGCGACCGTTTGGCTGGTGGTCAAGGTTCGTTGCCAATGGCGGGAACAGCGGTTTATATGACTTCTTACTCTCGTTTAGAGCAAGACAGACCTTGGGAAGAGGCTGTTGCCGAAAGAAAATGGTTGTATCAAACACCAATCGACATCTTGATTAAAGCTTCGAATGGTGCTTCTGATTTTGGAAATAAATTTGGACAACCGTTGATTACTGGTTCGGTTTTGACTTTCGAACACGAAGAAACCATCCCTAACCCCTCCAAAGGAGGGGAATTAAAAACTCGCAAGTTGGGTTACGACAAAGTAATTATGCAAGCGGGTGGAATTGGTTACGGAAAACTGGATCAAGCGATTAAACACAAACCACAAGAAGGCGACAAAATCGTAATTCTTGGTGGTGAAAATTATAGAATTGGAATGGGTGGTGCTGCGGTTTCATCAGCAGATACTGGAGCGATGAGTTCTGGAATCGAGTTGAATGCCGTACAACGTTCGAACCCTGAAATGCAAAAACGTGCTGCCAATGCCATTCGTGGATTGGTAGAAAGCGATCACAATCCAATTGTTTCCATTCACGATCACGGTGCTGGAGGACATTTGAACTGTCTTTCGGAATTGGTGGAAGAAACTGGAGGATTGATCGATTTGGATAAATTGCCTGTGGGTGATCCTACCCTTTCGGCCAAAGAAATTATTGGTAACGAATCCCAAGAAAGAATGGGATTGGTTATTGGCAAAAAAGATATAGACATTTTGCAAAGAATTGCCGACCGTGAGCGTTCGCCAATGTACCAAGTGGGTGACGTTACAGCGGATCACCGTTTTACATTCGAGTCCAAAACTACTGGATTGAAACCAATGGATTATGCTTTGGAAGATTTCTTCGGAAGTTCTCCAAAAACGGTAATGACGGACAAAACCATCAATTACAATTATCCTGCATTGGAATATAGCGTAAAAAATATTTCTACTTATTTGGAGCAAGTTTTGCAACTGGAAGCTGTGGCTTGTAAAGACTGGTTGACCAACAAAGTCGATCGTTGCGTGGGTGGAAAAGTAGCCAAACAACAATGTGCCGGACCATTGCAATTACCATTGAACAATTGTGGTGTAGTTGCCTTGGATTATTTAGGAAAAGAAGGAATTGCCACCTCGATTGGGCACTCTCCTATCGCTTCCTTGATTGACCCGGTTGCAGGAACAAGAACGGCCATTGCCGAGTCTTTCTCGAATATCGTTTGGGCTCCAATAAAAGACGGAATGAAGGGAATTTCATTGTCTGCCAACTGGATGTGGGCTTGCAAGAACGAAGGAGAAGATGCTCGTTTGTACGCTGCCGTTGAAGCTTGTTCCGACTTTGCCATCGAATTGGGAATCAATATTCCAACCGGGAAAGATTCACTTTCGATGAAACAAAAATATCCAAATGACGAAGTGATTGCGCCGGGAACGGTAATTATTTCGGCTGGTGGAAATTGTACTGACATCAGAAAAGTGGTGGAGCCTGTTTTACAAAAAGACGGTGGTTCTATTTATTACATCAATTTGTCGCAAGACGACTTCAAATTGGGAGGTTCTTCATTGGCACAAACATTAAATAGTATTGGAAACGAAGCACCGACCATCAAAGACGCCGCTTTCTTCAAGAATGCCTTCAATACCTTGCAAGAATTGATTTTAAACAATCAAATCTTGGCAGGTCACGATATTGGAAGTGGTGGTTTGATTACCACTTTATTGGAAATGTGTTTTGCCGACGTAAATTTGGGAGCGAAAATTGACTTCTCCGTTTTTGAAGAGAAAGACATCATCAAATATTTATTTTCTGAAAACATTGGGGTTGTTTTCCAAGCCAATAACGATGCCTTGGTGGAAACCGTATTGAACAACAAAAGAGTTTCGTTCTACAAATTAGGAAGCGCAACAACCGAAGCTACTTTGGATTTTGGCCCATGCAAATTGGACATTGCCAAATACAGGGATATTTGGTTCAAAACCTCTTTCTTGTTGGATCAAAAACAATCCAAAAACGGAACCGCACAAGCCCGTTTCGACAATTATAAAAACCAAGCATTAAATTATACTTTCCCAGCCCATTTTACAGGAAAAGCCCCTGTTATTGACGACTCGAAACCACGACCAAAAGCAGCCATCATCCGTGAAAAAGGAAGTAATTCCGAGCGCGAAATGGCCAATGCGATGTACTTGGCTGGTTTTGACGTGAAAGACGTTCACATGACCGACTTGATTTCGGGACGTGAAAATCTGGAAGACATCCAATTCATTGGAGCGGTTGGAGGATTTTCGAATTCCGATGTTTTGGGTTCAGCCAAAGGTTGGGCCGGAGCGTTTTTATACAATGAAAAAGCCAAAACTGCTTTAGACAATTTCTTCAAAAGAGAAGATACCTTATCGGTTGGAATCTGTAACGGTTGTCAGTTGTTAATGGAATTGGAAAAAATAAATCCGGAACACGAAGTTCACGGAAAAATGTTGCACAATGACAGTCACAAACACGAAAGTATCTTTACATCGGTGACGATTCAGGAAAACAAATCGGTAATGTTGTCTACTTTGGCTGGAAGTACTTTGGGAGTTTGGGTTTCACACGGAGAAGGAAAATTCAATTTGCCAATGGGTGAAGAAAACTACAACATCGTTGGAAAATACGGTTACGATAGTTATCCAGCAAATCCAAATGGTTCTGACTTTAATACAGCAATGTTATGTGACACAACAGGTCGTCATTTGGTAATGATGCCACACATAGAGCGTTCCACTTTCCAATGGAACTGGGCTCATTATCCAAAAGACAGAAACGACGAAGTTTCGCCTTGGCACGAAGCTTTTGTGAATGCTAGATTGTGGATTGAAAAACAGTAA
- a CDS encoding porin family protein encodes MKKVILMIAFVAIAVTNSNAQSTTDNREKLSFGLKLGTNYSNVYDSDNQDFVADSKFGFAAGAFVAIPFGKFIGIQPEIIYSQKGFKSSGTYFGSSYEMTRTTNFIDVPLLFAVKPAKELTLLFGPQFSYLLKQKDEFTGGTISSTQQQEFDNNDITKNIMGLTGGADINVDNLVFGLRAGWDIKTNEGDGNSSTPRYKNMWYQATVGYRF; translated from the coding sequence ATGAAAAAAGTAATCTTAATGATCGCTTTCGTTGCCATTGCAGTAACAAATTCTAATGCACAATCTACAACCGACAATCGTGAAAAATTGTCTTTTGGATTAAAATTGGGTACAAATTATTCCAATGTGTATGATTCTGACAACCAAGATTTTGTTGCCGATTCCAAATTTGGATTTGCTGCTGGAGCATTTGTTGCCATTCCATTCGGAAAGTTCATTGGAATTCAACCCGAAATCATATATTCACAAAAAGGATTTAAATCCTCGGGAACCTATTTTGGAAGTTCTTATGAAATGACCAGAACAACTAATTTTATTGATGTGCCCCTTTTATTTGCAGTGAAACCTGCCAAAGAATTGACCTTGTTGTTTGGACCCCAATTTTCGTATTTATTGAAACAAAAAGACGAATTTACGGGCGGAACCATTAGTTCAACCCAACAACAAGAATTTGATAATAACGACATCACTAAAAACATTATGGGCTTAACCGGTGGAGCGGACATCAATGTGGATAATCTGGTATTTGGTCTAAGAGCCGGTTGGGATATTAAAACCAATGAAGGTGACGGAAATTCTTCAACACCACGTTATAAAAATATGTGGTATCAAGCTACGGTAGGTTATAGATTTTAA